From the genome of Alphaproteobacteria bacterium, one region includes:
- a CDS encoding flagellar basal body P-ring protein FlgI, whose product MRRLAGLLALLALTLWAHAAPVLAAEARIKDLVDFQGVRGNDLVGYGLVVGLNGTGDSLRNAPFTEEALANVLERLGVNVQGENFRPRNVAAVLVTASLPPFARAGSRVDVTVSAIGDAKSLLGGALVMTPLNAADGKIYAVAQGALIAGGESFTGAAASVTKGVPTAGVIPNGARVEREVEFALAELGSIRLALRDPDFTTANRIQHRINRHLGQPLAKALDPGTVELSVPPARRTAIAGFIAEIEGLPVRPDQPARVVVDQRSGTIVMGADVRISTVAVSQGNLTVRITEQPTVSQPNPFAAGQTVVVPRTGVDVQTGNTKMAVVEGGTNLAELVSGLNALGIGPRDMIDILSAIKTAGALHAELIVR is encoded by the coding sequence ATGCGTCGTCTCGCCGGCCTGCTGGCCTTGCTGGCCCTCACCCTCTGGGCACACGCGGCTCCGGTTCTGGCCGCGGAAGCGCGGATCAAGGATCTGGTGGATTTCCAGGGCGTGCGCGGCAACGACCTGGTCGGCTATGGCCTGGTGGTCGGCCTCAACGGCACCGGCGACAGCCTGCGCAATGCGCCCTTTACCGAGGAAGCGCTGGCCAATGTGCTGGAACGCCTGGGCGTCAACGTCCAGGGCGAGAATTTCCGCCCCCGCAATGTCGCCGCGGTGCTGGTGACCGCCTCCCTGCCGCCGTTTGCCCGCGCCGGTTCGCGCGTCGATGTGACGGTTTCGGCCATCGGCGACGCCAAGAGCCTGCTGGGCGGCGCGCTGGTGATGACGCCGCTGAACGCCGCCGACGGCAAGATTTACGCCGTGGCCCAGGGCGCGCTGATCGCCGGCGGCGAGTCCTTTACCGGTGCCGCCGCCTCCGTCACCAAGGGCGTGCCCACCGCCGGCGTCATCCCGAACGGCGCCCGGGTGGAGCGCGAGGTGGAATTCGCCCTGGCCGAGTTGGGATCGATCCGGCTGGCCTTGCGCGATCCCGACTTCACCACCGCCAACCGCATTCAGCACCGGATCAACCGGCATCTGGGCCAGCCGCTGGCCAAGGCGCTGGACCCCGGCACGGTCGAACTGAGCGTGCCCCCCGCCCGGCGCACCGCCATTGCCGGCTTCATCGCCGAGATCGAGGGCCTGCCGGTGCGGCCGGACCAGCCGGCGCGGGTCGTGGTCGACCAGCGTTCCGGCACCATCGTCATGGGGGCGGACGTGCGGATTTCCACGGTCGCGGTCAGCCAGGGCAATCTGACGGTGCGGATCACCGAGCAACCGACCGTCTCGCAGCCGAACCCGTTCGCCGCCGGCCAGACCGTCGTCGTGCCGCGCACCGGCGTCGACGTGCAGACCGGCAACACCAAGATGGCCGTGGTCGAGGGCGGCACCAATCTGGCCGAACTGGTCTCGGGCCTGAACGCGCTCGGCATCGGCCCGCGCGACATGATCGACATTCTGAGCGCGATCAAGACCGCCGGCGCGCTGCACGCGGAACTGATCGTGCGTTAG
- a CDS encoding acyclic terpene utilization AtuA family protein, with product MIERKQDGEFVVISNGMLGYGFREQSLWDAVEAGVDLIAADAGSSDPGPYYLGSGKPFVGEAMTRRDLSLLVRAQYQSGAPLVIGSAGGAGGDAQVDGLLRILKAILADLGITRKIAVVRTELDKAVVHEALANQRIQTFETGTPLAPADIDAASHIVAQMGCEAYWPALREAPDIIIGGRAWDVANIAALPLLRGYDRGLTLHLGKIIECGSLASRPTAGGDLIIGRLRDDHFIVEPPNPERFCTVQSVAAHTFYEKTDPLMLAGPGGLVDLTRTEFEQIDPRRVKVTGSAFRPADRYTVKLEGARLAGYRALTIGGARDPNFITHLDQIQGDIVAKIRETQAGVVDPERYSITFHRYGVDGVMGKWEPVKTPAHEVGLLIDVIGETPEIAEAVCGLARASVLHVGFPGRVATAGNIAFPFSPAEIEAGPVYEFNIYHLMEIDDPEAFGRLEWLQ from the coding sequence ATGATCGAACGCAAGCAGGACGGCGAGTTCGTCGTCATCTCCAACGGCATGCTGGGCTACGGTTTCCGCGAGCAGTCGCTCTGGGACGCGGTCGAGGCCGGCGTGGACCTGATCGCCGCCGACGCCGGCTCGTCCGACCCCGGCCCCTATTATCTGGGCTCCGGCAAGCCCTTTGTCGGCGAGGCCATGACCCGGCGCGATCTCTCGCTGCTGGTCCGCGCGCAGTACCAATCCGGCGCGCCGCTCGTCATCGGCTCGGCCGGCGGCGCCGGCGGCGACGCCCAGGTGGACGGGCTGTTGCGCATCCTGAAGGCCATTCTGGCCGACCTCGGCATCACCCGCAAAATCGCCGTGGTGCGCACCGAACTGGACAAGGCCGTGGTGCACGAGGCGCTCGCCAACCAGCGCATCCAGACCTTCGAGACCGGCACGCCGCTCGCGCCGGCCGACATCGACGCGGCCAGCCATATCGTGGCGCAGATGGGGTGCGAGGCCTATTGGCCGGCCCTGCGCGAGGCGCCGGACATCATCATCGGCGGCCGCGCCTGGGATGTCGCCAACATTGCAGCATTGCCGCTGCTGCGGGGCTATGACCGTGGCCTGACGCTGCACTTGGGCAAGATCATCGAGTGCGGCAGCCTCGCCTCGCGGCCCACCGCCGGCGGCGACCTGATCATCGGCCGCCTGCGCGACGACCATTTCATCGTCGAACCGCCCAATCCGGAGCGCTTCTGCACCGTGCAATCCGTCGCCGCCCACACCTTCTACGAAAAGACCGACCCGTTGATGCTGGCCGGCCCCGGCGGCCTTGTCGACCTGACGCGGACGGAGTTCGAACAGATCGACCCGCGCCGGGTGAAGGTGACGGGCTCCGCCTTCCGCCCGGCCGACCGTTACACCGTGAAGCTGGAAGGCGCGCGGCTGGCGGGCTATCGCGCCCTCACCATCGGCGGCGCGCGCGACCCGAATTTCATCACCCATCTGGACCAGATCCAAGGCGACATCGTCGCCAAAATCCGCGAGACCCAGGCGGGCGTGGTCGACCCCGAGCGCTATTCCATCACCTTCCACCGCTATGGCGTGGATGGCGTCATGGGCAAGTGGGAGCCCGTGAAAACGCCCGCGCACGAGGTCGGCCTGCTGATCGACGTGATCGGCGAGACGCCCGAAATCGCCGAGGCGGTCTGCGGCCTGGCGCGCGCGAGCGTGCTGCATGTGGGCTTTCCGGGACGGGTGGCGACGGCGGGCAATATCGCCTTCCCGTTCTCGCCGGCGGAAATCGAGGCCGGGCCGGTCTACGAATTCAACATCTATCACCTGATGGAAATCGACGACCCCGAAGCCTTTGGCCGGCTGGAGTGGCTGCAATGA
- a CDS encoding DUF4387 domain-containing protein, with translation MKVLSEVAEVIRSKNAGPFVVTFDVFFKDRAEFEAVRAAGLVTRQAVCERYGVGDNALLGFEFYPFANALKFSIKREVSAGGPRDADAYGAQQHAPLLDMPALPD, from the coding sequence ATGAAAGTGCTGAGCGAGGTTGCCGAGGTCATCCGCTCCAAGAATGCCGGGCCGTTCGTGGTCACGTTCGACGTGTTCTTCAAGGACCGGGCTGAGTTCGAGGCCGTGCGCGCCGCGGGCCTCGTCACCCGCCAGGCGGTGTGCGAGCGCTATGGCGTCGGCGACAACGCATTGCTGGGGTTCGAGTTCTACCCGTTCGCCAACGCGCTCAAATTCTCGATCAAACGCGAGGTGAGCGCCGGCGGCCCGCGCGACGCCGATGCCTATGGCGCCCAGCAACACGCCCCGCTGCTGGACATGCCGGCCCTGCCGGACTGA
- a CDS encoding LLM class flavin-dependent oxidoreductase, translated as MAKLPALAMTAVPRRRAQVLEMAQEIERRGYAGLYTPSTLGGMAFCEALSVTTKSMPFGISIAPIYSRTVDDFAMSAAFMHEMSGGRFTLGIGISHGPSLQRMGVVPGKPLGDMRDFVTRYKATEGYGELAPVVMAAMRPKMIQLAGEIADGMVFANAARSAAAQSIAHLPEACRTDPNWYIGCMTPTCISDDVEAAKAVHRKTLWRYAQLPNYRNYWKSVGYEEEMAGVEKAIADGELDKIPHFLTDRWLADTTMFGTAAQVREQVEAWYDTGVKTPIIVPSSAAGNQLKAAEEVFAAFQ; from the coding sequence ATGGCCAAACTCCCCGCCCTTGCCATGACCGCCGTGCCGCGCCGCCGCGCCCAGGTGCTGGAAATGGCGCAGGAAATCGAACGGCGCGGCTATGCCGGCCTCTACACCCCCTCCACCCTTGGCGGCATGGCGTTTTGCGAGGCGCTGTCGGTCACGACCAAGAGCATGCCGTTCGGCATCTCCATCGCGCCGATCTATTCGCGCACGGTGGACGACTTCGCCATGAGCGCCGCCTTCATGCACGAAATGTCCGGCGGCCGCTTCACCCTCGGCATCGGCATCAGCCACGGGCCGAGCCTGCAACGCATGGGCGTGGTGCCGGGCAAGCCGCTGGGCGACATGCGCGACTTCGTCACCCGCTACAAGGCGACCGAAGGGTATGGCGAGCTGGCGCCGGTGGTGATGGCGGCCATGCGCCCGAAAATGATCCAGCTGGCCGGCGAGATCGCCGACGGCATGGTGTTCGCCAACGCGGCCCGGTCGGCCGCGGCCCAGTCCATCGCCCACCTGCCGGAGGCCTGTCGCACCGACCCCAACTGGTATATCGGCTGCATGACGCCCACCTGCATCAGCGACGACGTCGAGGCGGCGAAGGCGGTGCACCGCAAGACGCTCTGGCGCTATGCGCAGTTGCCGAACTACCGCAATTACTGGAAGTCGGTCGGCTATGAGGAGGAGATGGCCGGGGTCGAGAAGGCGATTGCCGACGGCGAACTCGACAAGATCCCGCACTTCCTGACCGACCGCTGGCTGGCCGACACCACCATGTTCGGCACGGCCGCCCAAGTGCGCGAGCAGGTCGAGGCCTGGTACGACACCGGCGTGAAGACGCCGATCATCGTGCCGTCGAGCGCCGCCGGCAACCAGCTCAAGGCGGCCGAAGAGGTGTTTGCGGCGTTCCAGTAG
- a CDS encoding cation transporter: MADRDGHREHAHHHPHHHHAHHHAHHHHGHGDTGQGRLAAAVAINMALTVAQVVGGVLSGSLALIADALHNFSDAMSLVIALWARRIARRPADGRMTFGWARAEIVAALVNYTTLILIGLYLCVEAVMRLLDPQPVEGWTVVIVAGVALVIDAATVLLTLALARDNMNMRAVFLHNIADALGSVAVIVGGVVVLLYDWTLIDPLLTLAIAAYVLWHGATEIGQAVRILMNAAPDHLDTAEIARAMAGVDGVLDVHHIHVWQFDERRASVEAHIRLTSTRPDPAEVKRRVRDLLDREFGVRHATLETEAHDDDCPAPGRSHAA, encoded by the coding sequence ATGGCCGATCGGGACGGGCACCGCGAGCACGCCCATCATCACCCCCATCATCACCACGCCCATCATCACGCCCATCATCACCATGGGCACGGCGATACCGGCCAGGGCCGGCTGGCGGCGGCGGTGGCGATCAACATGGCGCTGACGGTGGCGCAGGTGGTGGGCGGCGTCCTGTCGGGCAGCCTCGCGCTGATCGCCGATGCGCTGCACAATTTCTCCGACGCCATGTCGCTGGTGATCGCCCTTTGGGCGCGGCGGATCGCGCGGCGTCCGGCGGACGGACGCATGACCTTCGGCTGGGCACGGGCGGAGATCGTGGCGGCGTTGGTGAATTACACGACCCTGATCCTGATCGGGCTCTATCTGTGTGTCGAGGCGGTGATGCGCCTGCTGGACCCGCAACCGGTCGAAGGCTGGACCGTGGTCATCGTTGCCGGCGTCGCGCTGGTGATCGACGCCGCCACCGTGTTGCTGACCCTTGCCTTGGCACGGGACAACATGAACATGCGCGCCGTGTTCCTGCACAACATCGCCGATGCCCTGGGGTCGGTGGCCGTCATTGTCGGCGGCGTGGTGGTGTTGCTCTACGACTGGACCCTGATCGATCCGTTACTGACCCTGGCCATCGCCGCCTATGTGCTCTGGCACGGCGCCACCGAAATCGGCCAGGCGGTTCGCATTCTGATGAACGCCGCGCCGGACCATCTGGATACCGCGGAGATCGCCCGTGCGATGGCGGGCGTCGACGGCGTTCTGGACGTCCACCATATCCATGTCTGGCAGTTCGACGAGCGTCGCGCCTCAGTCGAGGCCCATATCCGCCTGACCTCGACCCGCCCCGACCCGGCCGAGGTCAAACGGCGCGTGCGCGACCTGCTGGACCGGGAATTCGGCGTGCGCCACGCCACGCTGGAAACCGAGGCGCACGACGACGATTGCCCCGCGCCCGGACGGAGCCACGCCGCCTAG
- a CDS encoding nitroreductase family protein — MSVYDLAVTDALLSTTRAVRKRLDLSKPVPDQVIRECLELTLQAPTGSNRQGWRWVVVTDADKRAALADIYRKGAGAYLQESGEQAKAEGRAQDSRVYDSAQYLADHLHEVPVHVLPCIRADHVPENPPRRVWPGLMGSIMPAVWSFQLALRARGLGSALTTLHLAYESEAAALLGIPDGIMQVALLPVAYTIGTEFKPAKRPPLDSVLHWNQWDAGKD, encoded by the coding sequence ATGAGTGTCTACGATCTCGCCGTCACCGATGCCCTGCTCTCCACCACCCGCGCGGTGCGCAAGCGGCTGGACCTGAGCAAGCCGGTGCCGGACCAGGTGATCCGCGAATGCCTGGAACTGACCCTGCAAGCCCCCACCGGCAGCAACCGCCAGGGCTGGCGCTGGGTCGTCGTCACCGATGCGGACAAGCGCGCCGCCCTGGCCGACATCTATCGCAAGGGCGCGGGCGCCTATCTGCAAGAGTCGGGAGAGCAGGCCAAGGCCGAAGGCCGGGCGCAGGACAGCCGGGTCTACGACTCGGCCCAGTATCTGGCCGACCACCTGCACGAGGTGCCGGTGCACGTTCTGCCCTGCATCCGCGCCGACCATGTGCCGGAAAACCCGCCGCGTCGGGTGTGGCCCGGCCTGATGGGCTCGATCATGCCGGCGGTCTGGAGTTTCCAACTGGCGCTGCGCGCCCGCGGCCTGGGCTCGGCGCTGACGACGCTGCACCTCGCCTATGAGAGCGAGGCCGCGGCCCTGCTCGGCATTCCGGACGGCATCATGCAGGTGGCGTTGCTGCCGGTGGCCTACACCATCGGCACCGAGTTCAAGCCGGCCAAGCGGCCGCCGCTCGACTCCGTGCTGCACTGGAACCAGTGGGACGCCGGCAAGGACTGA
- a CDS encoding MaoC family dehydratase, translating to MSYSAKKVGENRYRESLGRYFEDFKVGDIYEHRPGRTINEADNSWFTLLTMNTHPLHFDHEYAKHSEFGKPLVNSAFTLAVVAGMSVSDTSQKAIANLGWDKIKLTAPVFVGDTIYAESEVLDKRESKSRPTQGIVKVETRAFKQDGTRFMSYERSFLVPFTGHAVDDKANY from the coding sequence ATGAGCTATTCCGCCAAAAAGGTCGGCGAGAACCGCTACCGCGAGAGCCTCGGCCGCTATTTCGAGGATTTCAAGGTCGGCGACATCTATGAGCACCGCCCCGGCCGCACCATCAACGAGGCGGACAATTCCTGGTTCACGCTGCTGACCATGAACACGCACCCGCTGCATTTCGACCACGAATACGCCAAGCATTCCGAGTTCGGAAAGCCGCTGGTGAACAGCGCCTTCACCCTGGCCGTGGTGGCCGGCATGAGCGTTTCCGACACCTCCCAGAAGGCGATTGCCAATCTGGGCTGGGACAAGATCAAGCTGACCGCGCCCGTGTTCGTCGGCGACACGATCTATGCGGAATCGGAAGTGCTCGACAAGCGCGAGAGCAAGAGCCGGCCGACCCAGGGCATCGTCAAGGTGGAGACCCGGGCCTTCAAGCAGGACGGGACCCGGTTCATGAGCTATGAGCGCTCGTTCCTGGTGCCGTTCACCGGCCACGCGGTCGACGACAAGGCCAACTACTGA
- a CDS encoding MFS transporter has product MASAQSLFVLLLPFYCTPILSFLYRMLNALIAPHLVAEFALSPADLGFITGAFFFGFGVMQLPLGLMLDRYGPRPVVLSLYSVAAAGSVLFVLADGPLGLIVGRFLMGLGAACSMMSGLKAARIWAPADRLPFVSASLFAMTGVGGMLGTAPMGLLVAEVGWRGGVVAILVYSACLMGLIALLVPSAPGPAGASWISQLRELGRVLRSPLVWLVAPIAIASVGTNGAYLSLWAPIWLRDVAGFSQSAQEWALFAMMAATMAGMLTSGTLSQRVVRRGGSGMVVVLGGLAVSLTAQTMAWLELVDFAWGIWPLFAFGSAAVIGLFPLLARRFDPAMAGRVNTSLNCLMFAGSFAAQWGVGLIIDRFPLEPDGTYSRAAHHTALGVMLAIQLAGLLWYVLQRHRMDPARGKTTP; this is encoded by the coding sequence GTGGCCTCCGCGCAATCCCTGTTCGTGCTCCTGCTGCCGTTTTACTGCACGCCGATCCTCTCCTTCCTCTACCGGATGTTGAACGCGCTGATCGCGCCGCATCTGGTGGCCGAGTTCGCCCTGTCGCCGGCCGACCTGGGTTTTATCACCGGCGCCTTTTTCTTCGGGTTCGGCGTCATGCAATTGCCGCTGGGCTTGATGCTCGACCGCTACGGGCCGCGGCCGGTGGTGCTGTCGCTCTATTCGGTCGCGGCGGCGGGCAGCGTGCTGTTCGTGCTGGCGGACGGCCCGCTCGGCCTGATCGTCGGCCGGTTCCTGATGGGGCTGGGCGCGGCTTGCAGCATGATGAGCGGCCTGAAGGCGGCGCGCATCTGGGCGCCGGCGGACCGGCTGCCCTTCGTCTCCGCCAGTCTGTTCGCCATGACCGGCGTCGGCGGCATGCTGGGCACGGCGCCCATGGGCCTGCTGGTGGCGGAGGTCGGCTGGCGCGGCGGTGTCGTCGCCATCCTGGTCTATAGCGCCTGCCTGATGGGCCTGATCGCGCTGCTGGTGCCGAGCGCACCGGGGCCGGCGGGCGCCAGCTGGATCAGCCAGCTGCGCGAACTCGGCCGGGTGCTGCGCTCGCCGCTGGTCTGGCTGGTGGCGCCGATTGCGATCGCGAGCGTCGGCACCAACGGCGCCTATCTCAGCCTCTGGGCGCCGATCTGGCTGCGCGACGTGGCCGGCTTCAGCCAGAGCGCCCAGGAATGGGCGCTGTTCGCGATGATGGCCGCGACCATGGCCGGCATGCTGACCTCCGGCACGCTCTCCCAGAGGGTGGTCCGGCGCGGCGGCAGCGGCATGGTGGTGGTGCTGGGCGGCCTGGCGGTGTCGCTGACGGCGCAGACCATGGCCTGGCTCGAACTGGTGGACTTCGCCTGGGGGATCTGGCCGCTGTTCGCGTTCGGCTCGGCGGCGGTGATCGGGCTGTTCCCGTTGCTGGCCCGGCGCTTCGACCCGGCGATGGCCGGCCGGGTCAACACCTCGCTCAACTGCCTGATGTTCGCCGGCAGTTTCGCCGCGCAGTGGGGGGTGGGCCTGATCATCGACCGGTTCCCGCTGGAGCCGGACGGCACTTACAGCCGCGCCGCGCATCACACCGCGCTGGGCGTCATGCTGGCCATTCAGTTGGCGGGTCTGCTGTGGTACGTCCTCCAGAGACACCGTATGGACCCCGCACGAGGAAAGACCACCCCATGA
- a CDS encoding adenylate/guanylate cyclase domain-containing protein, giving the protein MRARLPWQRRLVVMAMGLLALALALALRWFDPGPLIIARHLVFDQYQLWQPRVYAPAPVRVITIDEDSLARLGQWPWPRHYIAQMIDNLTEMGAAAIAFDIIFAEPDRTSPDRVVADWSMDQKHRQEIEPLVRDLPDHDELLRRAIASSPTVLGMILKPGDDKSFKFQRKAGFAGHQDVIDRIPKYGSASRNLLPLEEAASGIANFGYTPERDGIVRRIPLLGQIHGVVLPTISIEALRVAQNASTIIARSAEAAGEDRFGTMLGLNLLRVGQIEVPMTADSRFWVHYTRPMAEREVPAWKILQEPNSVIDKIEGQIVLIGATAPGLRDLRATPFRSDAPGILIHAQALEQMILGDFLLRPGWANAAEFLGLAVLGLIFAMATPWLGPMYCALIGIVIAAGGAYASWFAYANANLLVDPLYATLAALIVYLVVTATQYVLSERERTRVRSTFGRYLSPALVQRMADSGEDPQLGGVQRQLTLMFCDIRGFTPISESMTPFQLTQFINKFLTPMTDTILSTGGTIDKYMGDAIMAFWNAPLDEPQHASRAVHATLQMRERLRVLEPQWRLEAEAEGRELPPVRIGMGINTGDCVVGNVGSDQRFDYSCLGDTVNTASRLEGQSKTYGVDLVVGEDSVELAPGFAYLELDLIRVKGKQNAVRIFTVLGGADLAETPDYRALKAHHEAVLAAYRAQDWAEAIRLIEIRERAAVGDLPGGLDGLYAEYLARIRELVDEPPGSDWDGVYEAKSK; this is encoded by the coding sequence TTGCGGGCACGTTTGCCGTGGCAGCGGCGTTTGGTGGTGATGGCGATGGGCCTGCTGGCGTTGGCGTTGGCGCTGGCATTGCGTTGGTTCGATCCGGGGCCGTTGATCATCGCCCGCCATCTGGTGTTCGACCAGTACCAACTTTGGCAGCCGCGGGTGTATGCGCCGGCGCCGGTGCGCGTGATCACGATCGACGAGGATTCGCTGGCCCGTCTCGGGCAGTGGCCCTGGCCGCGCCATTACATCGCCCAGATGATCGACAATCTGACGGAAATGGGCGCGGCGGCCATCGCCTTCGATATCATTTTCGCCGAGCCGGACCGCACCTCGCCGGATCGGGTGGTCGCCGACTGGTCAATGGACCAGAAGCACCGGCAGGAGATCGAGCCGCTGGTGCGCGACCTGCCGGACCATGACGAGTTGCTGCGGCGCGCGATCGCCAGTTCGCCCACCGTTCTTGGCATGATCCTGAAGCCGGGCGACGACAAGTCTTTCAAATTCCAGCGCAAGGCCGGGTTTGCCGGTCATCAGGACGTGATCGACCGGATTCCGAAATACGGTTCGGCCAGCCGCAATCTGCTGCCGTTGGAGGAGGCGGCCTCGGGAATCGCCAATTTCGGCTACACGCCGGAGCGCGACGGCATCGTCCGCCGCATTCCGCTGCTGGGGCAGATCCATGGCGTTGTCCTGCCGACGATCTCCATCGAGGCGCTGCGGGTTGCCCAAAACGCCTCGACCATTATCGCGCGCTCGGCCGAGGCGGCCGGGGAGGACCGGTTCGGCACCATGTTGGGCCTGAACCTGCTGCGGGTCGGGCAGATCGAAGTGCCGATGACAGCCGACAGCCGGTTCTGGGTGCATTACACCCGCCCCATGGCCGAACGCGAGGTGCCCGCCTGGAAGATCCTGCAAGAGCCGAATTCGGTCATCGACAAGATCGAGGGGCAGATCGTGCTGATCGGGGCGACGGCTCCGGGACTGCGCGACTTGCGGGCGACGCCGTTCCGCAGCGACGCGCCCGGAATCCTGATCCACGCCCAGGCATTGGAGCAGATGATCCTCGGCGATTTTCTGCTGCGGCCGGGCTGGGCCAATGCGGCCGAATTCCTGGGGCTGGCCGTTCTGGGCCTGATATTCGCCATGGCGACCCCCTGGCTAGGCCCCATGTACTGTGCCCTGATCGGGATCGTGATCGCGGCGGGCGGGGCGTATGCGTCCTGGTTTGCCTATGCCAACGCCAATCTGCTGGTCGACCCGCTGTATGCGACCCTGGCGGCGTTGATCGTCTATCTGGTGGTGACGGCCACACAATACGTGTTGAGCGAGCGCGAGCGCACGCGGGTGCGCAGCACGTTCGGCCGCTATCTCTCGCCGGCCCTGGTGCAGCGCATGGCCGACAGCGGCGAGGACCCGCAACTGGGCGGGGTGCAGCGGCAACTGACGCTGATGTTCTGCGATATCCGCGGCTTCACGCCGATTTCGGAGAGCATGACGCCGTTCCAGCTGACCCAGTTCATCAACAAGTTCCTGACGCCCATGACGGACACGATCCTCAGCACCGGCGGCACCATCGACAAGTATATGGGCGACGCCATCATGGCGTTCTGGAACGCGCCCCTGGACGAGCCGCAGCACGCGAGCCGCGCGGTCCATGCCACGTTGCAAATGCGCGAACGGTTGCGGGTGCTGGAGCCGCAATGGCGGCTGGAGGCCGAGGCGGAAGGGCGCGAACTGCCGCCGGTGCGCATCGGCATGGGCATCAACACCGGCGATTGCGTCGTCGGCAATGTCGGCTCCGACCAGCGCTTCGACTATTCGTGCCTGGGCGACACGGTCAACACCGCCTCGCGCCTGGAAGGGCAATCCAAGACCTATGGCGTCGACCTGGTGGTGGGTGAGGACTCGGTCGAACTGGCGCCGGGCTTTGCCTATCTGGAACTCGACCTGATCCGGGTGAAGGGCAAGCAGAACGCGGTGCGCATCTTCACGGTGCTGGGCGGGGCGGACCTGGCGGAAACGCCGGACTACCGGGCGTTGAAGGCGCACCACGAGGCGGTGCTTGCCGCCTATCGGGCGCAGGACTGGGCCGAGGCCATCCGCCTGATCGAGATCCGCGAGCGGGCGGCGGTCGGCGATCTTCCCGGCGGGCTCGACGGCCTCTATGCGGAATATCTGGCCCGTATCCGCGAACTGGTGGACGAGCCGCCCGGCTCTGATTGGGACGGCGTCTACGAGGCGAAGAGCAAGTAG
- a CDS encoding peroxiredoxin: MAAVKAGDKVPSTTIRMMGADGRPAATSTDDYFKGKKVVVFAVPGAFTPTCSAKHLPGFIEKADQIKAKGVDTIACIAVNDAFVMDAWGKSAHADGKVDMLSDGNGDLAKAMGLELDATGGGLGHRSQRFAMVVEDGKITQLNVEAPGAFEVSSAEHVLGQL; the protein is encoded by the coding sequence ATGGCTGCAGTGAAAGCTGGCGATAAGGTTCCGAGCACAACGATCCGGATGATGGGTGCCGACGGTCGTCCCGCCGCGACCTCGACCGACGACTATTTCAAAGGCAAGAAGGTGGTGGTGTTTGCGGTGCCGGGTGCCTTCACCCCCACCTGCTCGGCCAAGCACCTGCCGGGCTTTATCGAGAAGGCGGACCAGATCAAGGCGAAGGGCGTCGACACGATCGCCTGCATCGCCGTGAACGATGCCTTCGTCATGGATGCCTGGGGCAAGTCCGCCCATGCCGACGGCAAGGTGGACATGCTCTCCGACGGCAATGGCGACCTGGCCAAGGCCATGGGCCTGGAGCTGGACGCGACCGGCGGCGGCCTCGGCCATCGCTCGCAGCGCTTCGCCATGGTCGTCGAGGACGGCAAGATCACCCAGTTGAACGTCGAAGCGCCGGGCGCGTTCGAAGTGTCCAGCGCCGAGCACGTGCTGGGTCAGCTCTGA
- a CDS encoding SDR family oxidoreductase, producing MSAKTKYALITGAGSGIGRYSALALLQDGWHVALSGRRVEALDETVALAGADGARALPIPSDVSSPEGVAKLFAAYKAQWSRLDMLFNNAGMGAPPVPLEDLTVEQWQNVVNVNLTGAFLCTQEAFRIMKAQDPQGGRIINNGSISAHVPRPFSSPYTATKHAITGLTKATALDGRAYNIAGCQIDIGNAETPMTQRMKKGVLQPDGSTRVEPVMDVRNVADTIVLMANMSLDANIQTVTVMATKMPFVGRG from the coding sequence ATGAGTGCAAAGACCAAATACGCCCTGATCACCGGCGCCGGCTCCGGCATCGGCCGCTACAGCGCGCTCGCCCTGTTGCAGGACGGCTGGCATGTGGCGCTGTCCGGCCGGCGGGTGGAGGCGCTGGACGAGACCGTTGCGCTGGCCGGCGCCGACGGTGCACGCGCGCTGCCGATCCCCAGCGACGTCTCCTCGCCGGAGGGGGTGGCGAAGCTGTTTGCCGCCTACAAGGCGCAGTGGTCGCGGCTCGACATGCTGTTCAACAATGCCGGCATGGGCGCGCCGCCGGTGCCGCTGGAGGACCTGACGGTCGAGCAGTGGCAGAATGTGGTGAACGTGAACCTGACCGGCGCGTTTCTCTGCACCCAGGAAGCCTTCCGCATCATGAAGGCGCAGGACCCGCAGGGCGGGCGCATCATCAACAACGGCTCGATTTCGGCGCATGTGCCGCGGCCGTTTTCATCGCCCTACACCGCGACCAAGCACGCGATCACCGGCCTGACCAAGGCGACGGCGCTGGACGGACGCGCCTACAACATCGCCGGCTGCCAGATCGACATCGGCAACGCCGAAACGCCGATGACCCAGCGCATGAAAAAGGGCGTGTTGCAGCCGGACGGCTCCACCCGGGTCGAGCCGGTGATGGATGTGCGGAACGTCGCCGACACCATCGTGCTGATGGCGAATATGAGCCTCGACGCCAACATCCAGACCGTCACGGTGATGGCGACGAAAATGCCGTTCGTCGGCCGCGGCTGA